One genomic window of Ziziphus jujuba cultivar Dongzao chromosome 4, ASM3175591v1 includes the following:
- the LOC107416963 gene encoding transcription factor MYB102, whose product MGRAPCCDKNGLKKGPWTPEEDLKLVNYIQKHGPGNWRALPKNAGLQRCGKSCRLRWTNYLRPDIKRGRFSFEEEETIIQLHSILGNKWSAIAARLPGRTDNEIKNYWNTHIRKRLLRMGIDPVTHAPRLDFLDLSSILGSSLCNPTLVNLSTLLGGSQALFNPDFLRLAATLMSLKQENNNPDLLTQNFNENINNQLFSAQLPNNQFQTQLSQQGFSTEMVKQLLMQANADGLLSNMGTNFECPTNTATTTTPQNNIGIANSGLSENDFASQQPSYLHCGSNPLVGDLPENLHFQSVNDGGKKDFDFDSTLSTPLSSPTPLNSSSTYINSSSTTEDEKESYCSDFFKFEIPEGLDINEFM is encoded by the exons ATGGGAAGAGCTCCTTGCTGCGACAAAAACGGACTCAAAAAAGGTCCATGGACACCGGAAGAAGATCTTAAGCTCGTCAACTATATTCAGAAGCATGGACCTGGAAACTGGCGAGCCCTTCCGAAGAAcgcag GGCTTCAACGATGTGGGAAAAGTTGCCGCCTTCGGTGGACAAACTACTTGAGACCTGATATCAAAAGAGGAAGATTCTCTTTCGAAGAAGAAGAGACAATTATCCAACTGCATAGCATCTTGGGTAACAA GTGGTCGGCTATCGCAGCTAGATTGCCAGGACGGACTGATAACGAAATCAAGAACTACTGGAATACCCATATAAGAAAAAGACTGCTTCGTATGGGAATCGATCCTGTAACTCATGCCCCTCGGCTTGATTTTCTCGACCTTTCATCAATTCTAGGCTCATCTCTGTGCAACCCAACACTTGTCAATTTGTCAACCTTGTTGGGTGGTTCTCAAGCCCTTTTCAATCCCGATTTCTTAAGGCTAGCTGCAACTCTCATGTCccttaaacaagaaaacaacaacCCAGATTTGCTTACGcaaaacttcaatgaaaatattaataaccaGCTCTTTTCCGCTCAATTACCCAATAATCAGTTTCAAACTCAACTATCTCAACAGGGCTTTTCAACGGAGATGGTGAAACAATTACTTATGCAAGCAAATGCTGATGGGTTGTTATCCAATATGGGTACCAACTTTGAGTGCCCAACTAATACTGCTACCACTACTACGCCCCAAAACAATATTGGAATTGCTAATTCGGGTTTGTCGGAAAATGATTTTGCTTCGCAACAACCAAGCTATTTGCATTGCGGTTCCAATCCTTTGGTCGGAGATTTGCCCGAAAATTTGCATTTTCAATCTGTAAATGATGGTGGGAAGAAGGATTTCGATTTCGATTCGACATTGTCGACGCCGTTATCGAGCCCAACTCCGCTGAATTCATCATCCACATACATTAACAGCAGCAGCACCACTGAGGACGAGAAAGAAAGTTATTGCAGTGATTTTTTCAAGTTTGAGATCCCAGAGGGTCTTGATATCAATGAGTTCATGTAA
- the LOC107416945 gene encoding coumaroyl-CoA:anthocyanidin 3-O-glucoside-6''-O-coumaroyltransferase 1: MADMQHSTVRVLEQTQVSPPPGTVPSTSLPLTFFDAPWLLCRPMQRLYFYEFPHPTHHFLHTILPSLKHSLSLTLRHFFPLSANLLCPPFPAKPHFFYTNGDSIRLTVVESPADFNHLMADYPRNVQELHPFVPNLPPARVVDGDTRVVPVMALQSVTFSHVAADGRAFHHFMKSWASVCKTGAHDLTSIEKSIPFHDRAVVKDPNGLELIFLKEWWNWASTWKEGDSVISDQLADKVRATFDLGHSQIERLKHWVQNQCSDTTNLYTSTFVVTCALIWVCLVKSQQAFGETNNVPDRNYEKPCYLIFVADCRNRFELSIPFTYFGNCLALCFVSVKKSELLGVNGMVEAVKAIGNKVGELESGGLKGAEKWMLDWKTVAELGDYITVAGSQRLGIYETDFGWGRPKKTELVQIDVSGAISLAENREDKDGVEVGLALSRPNMDHFNSILEKSLRLFH; the protein is encoded by the exons ATGGCCGATATGCAACACTCGACAGTGAGAGTCCTTGAGCAAACCCAGGTTTCTCCACCACCGGGTACAGTTCCTTCAACCTCTCTTCCTCTCACGTTCTTCGACGCTCCATGGCTTCTTTGCCGTCCCATGCAACGCCTTTACTTCTACGAATTCCCTCATCCCACCCACCACTTCTTGCACACCATCCTTCCCTCTCTCAAACACTCACTCTCCCTCACTCTCCGTCACTTCTTTCCCTTATCTGCCAATCTCCTCTGCCCTCCTTTTCCTGCTAAACCCCATTTCTTCTACACTAATGGCGATTCAATCCGTCTCACCGTCGTTGAATCCCCCGCCGATTTCAACCACCTGATGGCCGATTACCCACGAAACGTCCAGGAACTCCACCCTTTTGTCCCCAACCTGCCTCCAGCACGTGTGGTGGATGGTGACACACGTGTGGTCCCTGTCATGGCCTTGCAGTCA GTTACATTTAGCCACGTGGCTGCTGATGGGAGAGCTTTCCATCATTTCATGAAATCTTGGGCGTCCGTTTGTAAGACTGGAGCACATGACCTGACGAGCATTGAAAAGTCAATCCCATTTCATGATAGAGCCGTGGTCAAAGACCCAAATGGGTTGGAACTCATTTTCTTAAAGGAGTGGTGGAATTGGGCATCCACGTGGAAGGAGGGTGATTCGGTAATTTCAGACCAGCTTGCTGATAAAGTTCGAGCCACATTTGATTTGGGTCATTCCCAAATTGAGAGACTAAAACATTGGGTCCAAAATCAATGCAGTGACACCACCAATTTATATACTTCGACATTTGTTGTCACTTGTGCATTGATATGGGTATGTTTGGTTAAGTCACAACAGGCTTTCGGAGAAACCAATAATGTTCCAGACAGAAATTACGAGAAGCCTTGTTACTTAATTTTCGTAGCAGATTGTCGAAATCGCTTTGAATTGTCAATACCATTTACCTACTTTGGAAATTGCCTGGCTTTGTGCTTTGTATCCGTGAAGAAGAGCGAGCTATTGGGAGTGAATGGAATGGTGGAGGCTGTGAAAGCTATAGGGAACAAAGTTGGGGAATTGGAGAGTGGAGGTTTGAAAGGGGCTGAGAAATGGATGTTGGATTGGAAAACAGTAGCAGAATTAGGGGATTATATTACGGTTGCTGGGTCACAGAGGCTGGGTATTTATGAGACAGATTTTGGGTGGGGGAGGCCCAAAAAGACTGAACTTGTGCAGATTGATGTCTCGGGTGCTATTTCTCTTGCTGAGAATAGGGAAGACAAGGATGGGGTTGAAGTTGGATTAGCGTTGAGTAGACCTAACATGGACCATTTCAATTCTATTTTGGAAAAAAGTTTACGGCTATTTCATTGA